From Algoriphagus sp. NG3, the proteins below share one genomic window:
- a CDS encoding 7TM diverse intracellular signaling domain-containing protein: protein MMKRIDVFNVLIVIMIIFIIILPLYKYLGVLDNDGVRQIDRYFILDDGVGIVGEMLKLDDYSSHSSVDVGVRSDTVYIGLDLSSSLSSDVQEYYLEINNPSFRSVELFTVKKDSSLVYSGKDGIDFFNSNDFGNPNPTFKIESEDDFLPFVLLKINSTEPIRFIGLLSSEKGFFSSFNKRTVFINIYIGIMLALFFYNLFLYFSVLDTLYLFYSMYVLFIALAQLSISGHSYWYFLYQNPVLYEFSIIGFTTLASVFAIPFVRNFLSTKQKLPFFDYLLMFLWGLYLLAFFLRLLGFIDISYTITDINGFLVVIVFFSIAILLVRKKMRSASYFLIAWSFFLIGIIFYILQTQGLFNLGFYANLPMLIGTALEAILLSLALADKINILKKEKEKEHIERLQALAANEKLVIEQNSMLEEKVRLRTDELEQALKNLQNTQSQLVNQEKMASLGQLTAGIAHEINNPINFVSSNIMPLKRDIKDIMEIIQFYRTTALNEFTPASQKEAKELEEDLELDYVLEEVDQLLKGMDDGARRTVEIVKGLRIFSRVDEQDVKKVDLHDGINSTLILLNSSTPGKIRIIRDFGELPLVECLAGKLNQVFMNIITNAVHALSDHLDSVTDPKIEIRTRSAEQYVTIEISDNGPGIPRHVKEKIFEPFFTTKAVGKGTGLGLSIVYSIIENHKGTLEVITEEGQGTTFKITLPIHQSTQSYE from the coding sequence ATGATGAAGCGGATTGATGTATTCAATGTCCTTATTGTAATTATGATAATTTTTATCATAATACTTCCTTTATATAAGTATTTAGGGGTATTGGATAATGATGGGGTGCGTCAAATTGACCGTTATTTTATTCTTGATGATGGAGTAGGTATAGTGGGAGAAATGCTAAAACTTGATGACTACTCTAGTCATAGTAGTGTTGATGTTGGAGTACGGTCGGATACGGTTTACATAGGTCTGGATTTGAGTTCAAGTTTGTCGAGCGATGTTCAGGAGTATTATTTAGAAATTAATAATCCTTCATTTAGGAGTGTGGAGTTGTTTACGGTTAAAAAAGACAGTTCCTTAGTATATAGTGGTAAAGACGGTATTGATTTTTTTAATTCTAATGATTTTGGAAATCCAAATCCCACTTTTAAAATTGAAAGTGAAGACGATTTTTTGCCTTTTGTATTGTTGAAAATCAATTCAACTGAACCAATCAGATTCATTGGGTTGCTTTCTAGTGAAAAAGGTTTTTTTTCTAGTTTTAATAAAAGGACGGTGTTTATCAATATTTATATTGGAATTATGCTGGCGTTGTTTTTTTACAATCTGTTCTTGTATTTTTCTGTTTTAGATACCTTGTATTTGTTTTATAGTATGTATGTTTTGTTTATAGCGTTAGCGCAGCTTTCTATTTCAGGACATTCTTATTGGTACTTTCTTTATCAAAACCCAGTTCTTTATGAGTTTAGTATCATTGGGTTTACTACATTGGCCAGTGTTTTTGCTATACCTTTTGTTCGGAATTTTTTAAGCACTAAACAAAAGCTTCCCTTTTTTGATTATTTGTTAATGTTTTTATGGGGGTTGTACTTATTGGCTTTTTTTCTTAGGCTGCTTGGATTTATAGATATAAGTTATACAATTACTGATATAAATGGGTTTTTAGTTGTTATTGTTTTCTTTTCAATAGCTATTTTATTAGTCAGGAAAAAGATGCGATCTGCATCTTATTTTCTAATTGCTTGGAGTTTTTTTTTGATAGGTATCATTTTCTATATTCTTCAAACACAAGGGTTATTTAATCTTGGTTTTTATGCAAATTTGCCCATGCTGATAGGTACTGCCCTAGAGGCTATCTTACTGTCTTTAGCTTTGGCAGATAAAATCAATATACTTAAAAAAGAAAAGGAAAAAGAACATATAGAGCGCCTCCAAGCTCTTGCTGCCAACGAGAAACTTGTGATTGAGCAGAATAGTATGCTAGAGGAGAAAGTGAGACTTAGAACTGATGAATTAGAGCAGGCACTAAAAAACCTACAAAACACCCAAAGCCAATTGGTAAATCAGGAGAAAATGGCTTCTCTAGGTCAGCTGACGGCAGGTATAGCGCATGAGATTAACAATCCTATAAATTTTGTCAGCTCCAATATCATGCCTCTAAAACGTGACATAAAGGATATAATGGAGATCATCCAGTTCTATAGAACAACTGCTTTGAACGAGTTTACACCTGCTTCTCAAAAAGAAGCTAAAGAACTGGAAGAGGATCTGGAATTGGATTATGTATTGGAGGAAGTTGACCAGCTGCTTAAAGGAATGGATGATGGGGCCAGAAGAACTGTAGAGATAGTAAAGGGGTTGAGGATTTTTTCCCGGGTAGATGAGCAGGATGTCAAAAAAGTTGACTTGCATGATGGAATTAACAGTACCTTGATCTTATTGAACAGTTCTACACCTGGTAAGATAAGAATCATTAGAGACTTTGGGGAACTTCCTCTGGTAGAATGTCTGGCCGGAAAGCTCAATCAGGTGTTTATGAATATCATTACAAATGCAGTCCATGCGCTCAGTGATCACTTAGATTCCGTCACCGATCCTAAAATAGAGATCCGGACCCGAAGCGCTGAACAGTACGTTACTATTGAGATAAGTGATAATGGCCCTGGAATCCCTAGGCATGTCAAGGAAAAAATATTTGAACCCTTCTTTACCACCAAGGCCGTTGGGAAAGGGACAGGTTTGGGGCTTTCAATAGTTTATTCTATTATTGAGAATCATAAAGGTACACTGGAAGTGATTACTGAAGAGGGTCAAGGAACTACTTTTAAAATAACCCTTCCTATACATCAAAGCACTCAAAGCTATGAATGA
- a CDS encoding ACP phosphodiesterase encodes MNYLAHAYLSFDQDEVLVGNFIGDFVKGKMLDTFPQGVQNGIKLHREIDLFTDTHPLVRAGQSYLRPKFGHYSTVITDIYFDYFLARNWSFFSTIQLEEFIQRTFSTLQSHHSLFPVRFANMFQWMVQDNWLLKYREIEGIRQTFSGMTRRTRFESKMEVAHLSLLEKEKEFQVIFFAFFEDLETFARQKLLEIQESNAGH; translated from the coding sequence ATGAATTACCTTGCACACGCATATCTTTCATTTGATCAAGATGAGGTGCTTGTTGGTAATTTTATTGGGGATTTTGTAAAAGGAAAAATGCTGGACACCTTCCCCCAAGGAGTACAGAACGGGATCAAACTTCATAGGGAGATAGATTTGTTCACTGATACACATCCGCTTGTAAGGGCTGGACAGAGCTATTTAAGGCCAAAATTCGGGCATTACTCTACAGTGATCACCGATATATATTTTGATTATTTTCTGGCTAGGAACTGGTCATTTTTTTCCACTATCCAGTTAGAAGAGTTTATCCAGCGTACCTTTTCAACTTTGCAGTCGCACCACAGCCTCTTTCCAGTACGCTTCGCTAACATGTTTCAATGGATGGTACAGGACAATTGGCTACTGAAGTACCGGGAAATCGAAGGGATCAGGCAGACCTTCTCGGGTATGACACGGCGAACCCGCTTTGAATCAAAAATGGAAGTAGCGCACCTTTCCCTCTTGGAAAAGGAAAAGGAATTCCAGGTGATTTTCTTCGCTTTTTTCGAGGATTTAGAGACTTTTGCAAGACAGAAATTACTAGAAATCCAAGAATCCAATGCTGGTCATTAA
- a CDS encoding ThiF family adenylyltransferase yields MSIQVDPSNKEVYEPLIFSGIDSASSSDFQEFISDPTLLIYDEIASQVGDLIKLRNPQKKFSVEDLDLAVHDHFGGLSPALFGNWVYYPWRHCLVHLLPEEDYVTVRTIRNRYVITEEEQRVLSKKKIGIIGLSVGQSVALTLALERGCGELRLADFDTLELSNLNRIRTGVHNLGVKKSVIAAREIAEIDPYLKVVLFSEGVHDENIDQFFCQDGQLDLLIEECDNLEVKLKSRIKAKELGVPVLMDTSDRGMIDVERFDLEPDRLILHGLLEKFGEESEILRKLPQQRTDILMSLLSFEKLSSRAQRSIGEIGKSISSWPQLASSVILGGGACGYFSRMILLGNQLDSGRFYVDLERISKMSYGS; encoded by the coding sequence ATGTCTATACAAGTGGATCCTTCCAATAAGGAAGTGTATGAACCGTTGATATTTAGTGGCATAGATAGTGCCTCAAGCAGTGATTTTCAGGAATTTATTAGCGATCCTACTCTATTGATTTATGATGAAATTGCTTCTCAGGTAGGAGATTTGATTAAACTTCGGAATCCTCAAAAAAAGTTTAGTGTTGAGGACTTAGACCTTGCCGTTCATGATCATTTTGGGGGGCTTTCTCCTGCGCTTTTCGGGAATTGGGTTTATTATCCGTGGCGTCACTGTCTTGTCCATTTGCTTCCTGAAGAAGATTATGTCACTGTCCGTACGATAAGGAACAGGTATGTCATCACAGAGGAGGAGCAAAGGGTATTGTCGAAAAAGAAAATCGGCATAATAGGGCTCTCAGTTGGGCAAAGCGTCGCACTGACTTTGGCTTTGGAAAGAGGCTGTGGAGAACTTAGGCTAGCAGACTTCGATACATTGGAATTGAGTAATTTGAACAGGATCAGAACAGGTGTCCATAATTTGGGGGTAAAAAAGTCCGTAATTGCGGCCAGGGAAATAGCAGAAATTGACCCCTATCTCAAGGTAGTGTTATTCAGCGAAGGAGTTCATGATGAGAATATTGATCAATTCTTCTGCCAGGACGGCCAGCTTGACCTTTTGATCGAAGAATGTGATAATTTGGAAGTGAAACTCAAGAGCAGGATCAAAGCCAAGGAATTAGGAGTCCCTGTTTTGATGGATACTAGTGACAGAGGTATGATTGATGTTGAGCGGTTTGATTTAGAGCCGGACAGATTGATATTACATGGGCTGTTGGAGAAGTTTGGTGAGGAATCAGAGATTTTGCGGAAACTTCCACAGCAAAGAACGGATATTCTTATGTCACTATTGAGTTTTGAAAAACTATCCTCTCGTGCCCAGAGAAGCATTGGGGAAATCGGGAAGAGTATATCATCTTGGCCCCAATTAGCATCTTCGGTGATACTAGGAGGAGGAGCATGTGGCTATTTTTCTAGAATGATCCTTCTTGGAAATCAACTGGATTCAGGAAGGTTTTATGTTGATCTGGAGCGGATATCAAAGATGAGTTATGGAAGTTAG
- a CDS encoding DUF4924 family protein: MQSVAENKKSNNIAEYIIYMYQMEDLIRSYQGDPEGIKTYVVSKYPVSEDDKSKITAWYLELLDKMKTQNTLEKGHLEELNSLVSELAQIHWNLLKTDPTYFDAYGRAKPFIIEAVMQAEGQDLGNEIQICLNGVYGLLLCRLLGKKVSDEQLKSADAYGDILSTLSYHYHVRSSISKN, from the coding sequence ATGCAGTCTGTAGCCGAAAATAAAAAGTCCAATAACATAGCCGAATACATCATCTACATGTATCAAATGGAGGATCTTATCCGGTCCTACCAAGGCGATCCAGAGGGAATCAAAACCTACGTAGTCTCCAAGTACCCTGTGTCTGAAGATGACAAAAGTAAAATTACGGCTTGGTACTTGGAGCTTTTGGACAAAATGAAAACCCAGAATACCCTGGAAAAAGGACACCTGGAGGAATTGAACAGCTTGGTGTCTGAGCTCGCTCAGATCCACTGGAATCTTCTGAAAACTGACCCAACCTATTTTGACGCCTATGGCAGAGCCAAACCATTTATCATCGAAGCAGTGATGCAGGCCGAGGGACAAGATCTTGGAAATGAAATCCAAATATGTCTGAACGGAGTTTACGGTCTTTTGCTTTGTCGCCTGCTGGGCAAAAAAGTATCTGATGAACAACTAAAATCAGCCGATGCTTATGGGGATATTCTGAGCACACTGAGCTATCATTACCATGTAAGAAGTAGTATTTCAAAGAATTGA
- a CDS encoding inorganic diphosphatase, whose amino-acid sequence MINPWHDVNIGKNAPEFVTGVIEIPKGSKGKYELDKKTGMLMLDRVLFSAVHYPANYGFIPQTFCEDHDPLDILIISQIDIPSMCLVEAKVIGVMRMIDGGEADDKIIAVAAGDQSVNYINDIDDLPPHLMKEVHRFFEDYKKLENKEVKVEDFLGKEDAMRIIRESVDLYDQNFRTRK is encoded by the coding sequence ATGATTAATCCCTGGCATGACGTCAACATCGGGAAAAATGCCCCTGAATTCGTAACAGGTGTAATTGAAATACCTAAGGGCAGTAAAGGTAAATATGAATTGGACAAAAAAACGGGTATGCTGATGCTGGACCGGGTTTTGTTCTCTGCGGTGCATTACCCCGCAAATTATGGATTCATTCCACAGACTTTCTGTGAAGACCATGATCCTTTGGACATCCTGATTATTTCACAAATTGATATTCCTTCTATGTGTCTGGTTGAGGCCAAGGTAATAGGGGTGATGCGCATGATAGATGGCGGTGAGGCAGATGATAAGATCATCGCTGTAGCTGCAGGTGATCAGTCTGTGAATTATATCAATGATATTGACGATCTTCCTCCGCACTTGATGAAGGAAGTCCACAGATTCTTTGAAGACTATAAGAAGCTGGAAAATAAGGAAGTGAAAGTTGAGGATTTTCTTGGCAAAGAAGATGCGATGCGGATCATCAGGGAAAGTGTTGATCTATATGATCAAAATTTCCGAACTAGAAAATAA
- a CDS encoding endonuclease/exonuclease/phosphatase family protein, which produces MKNLKVVTWNCNGALRKKYQFLDQFDADVYVIQECENPLECIQSDYTNWAKNHLWIGDSKNKGLGVFAKENIKLEVLDWPNVYNDHSVKHFLPCLINGNTQFIAVWAHSNNSPTFGYIGQFWKYLQLHKSKFNEIIIAGDFNSNSRWDRWWNHSDVIRELKEINIESFYHLYFYERSGKEQQPTFFLQRNLQKPYHIDYVFGSSFFKNKLNKVEIGKIEEWLLLSDHLPMFCEFTD; this is translated from the coding sequence TTGAAAAATTTGAAGGTTGTCACATGGAATTGTAATGGAGCGCTGAGAAAGAAATACCAATTTCTAGATCAGTTTGATGCTGACGTTTACGTGATTCAGGAATGTGAGAATCCCTTAGAATGCATTCAAAGTGATTATACTAATTGGGCAAAAAACCATTTGTGGATTGGAGATAGTAAAAACAAAGGGCTTGGGGTTTTCGCGAAAGAAAATATAAAGTTGGAAGTTCTTGATTGGCCCAACGTTTATAACGACCATTCTGTAAAGCATTTTTTGCCTTGTCTAATTAATGGGAACACTCAGTTTATTGCTGTGTGGGCTCATTCAAATAACTCTCCAACTTTTGGATATATAGGTCAGTTCTGGAAATACCTACAACTTCACAAGTCAAAATTTAACGAAATAATTATTGCGGGTGATTTTAACAGCAATTCAAGATGGGATCGTTGGTGGAATCATTCGGATGTTATTCGAGAATTGAAGGAAATAAATATTGAGAGTTTTTATCATCTATATTTCTACGAACGATCAGGAAAAGAGCAACAACCCACTTTTTTCCTTCAAAGAAATCTTCAAAAACCCTATCATATCGACTATGTTTTTGGCAGCTCTTTTTTCAAAAACAAACTTAACAAAGTAGAGATCGGAAAAATTGAGGAGTGGTTACTGCTTAGTGATCACTTACCCATGTTTTGTGAATTCACGGATTGA
- a CDS encoding AAA domain-containing protein, with the protein MDKITEELQKGLKLLKLEWQEDLAQYKQKFLNSSLADKKKAGITWYPVHLKKSKIGMGERLLVEIERSDAGHPSSFGSGKSVSFFTTQESYQSSENRVNGVINFVRNNTMTVTLQADEIPDWMEGSRLGVDLLFDEASYREMEFALKRVITTENKRVEEFKEILLGEKPPQFSTNRISPKANLNFSQNQACELIGNAKDVGVVHGPPGTGKTTTLIEAIQDAVINQNSVLVCAPSNAAVDLLVEKLVDRGIETLRLGHPARVEEKILNQTLDAKTAFHGSFRDLKKLRKETDQYLKLAKQYKRNFGPEERAQRKLMYAEVSRLREASKSLEEYIQYDIFQGTRVFASTLVGASSYNLKGMEFDVVFIDEAAQGLEAATWIPILKAKKVVFAGDHWQLPPTIKSFHAAKDGLSQTLFEKVIKRKPSSAQMLQVQYRMPDVIMGFSNEQFYNGKLIADEGTKMHVLQEEGSAIEWIDTAGAGFTDLQEAESLSTFNPEEALFAAKHLNELLEKIGSHLILQKNWTIGLIAPYGAQVRRLRGLILDSEDYPSLLAVKEQLTIDTVDGFQGQERDLMMISLTRSNEKGEIGFLSDERRMNVALTRAKRKLVLIGDSSTLAQNPFFDQLLQYVEKNGGYRSVWEFFG; encoded by the coding sequence ATGGACAAAATCACCGAGGAATTACAGAAAGGGCTGAAACTTTTGAAACTGGAATGGCAGGAAGATCTCGCCCAGTACAAGCAGAAATTTCTAAATTCCTCACTTGCAGATAAGAAAAAAGCAGGAATAACCTGGTATCCAGTTCATCTGAAAAAGAGTAAAATTGGGATGGGGGAGCGGCTTTTGGTAGAAATTGAACGTTCGGATGCCGGTCATCCTTCTTCATTTGGGTCTGGTAAATCGGTGTCTTTTTTTACGACCCAGGAAAGTTATCAAAGCTCAGAAAACAGGGTCAACGGTGTAATCAATTTTGTCCGGAACAATACCATGACGGTGACGCTACAGGCAGATGAAATCCCGGATTGGATGGAAGGCAGCCGACTGGGCGTGGATTTGCTTTTTGATGAGGCTAGCTACAGGGAAATGGAGTTTGCGTTGAAGCGGGTAATCACTACTGAGAATAAAAGAGTGGAAGAATTCAAAGAAATCCTTTTAGGAGAAAAGCCACCTCAGTTTTCCACAAACAGAATTTCCCCCAAAGCCAATCTTAATTTTTCCCAGAACCAAGCCTGTGAATTGATCGGTAATGCCAAAGATGTGGGAGTAGTACACGGGCCTCCCGGCACAGGCAAAACCACCACATTGATAGAAGCAATTCAGGATGCTGTAATTAATCAGAATTCTGTTTTGGTATGTGCTCCAAGCAATGCTGCGGTAGATCTACTGGTCGAGAAACTGGTGGATAGGGGAATAGAAACTTTACGCCTGGGGCATCCTGCCCGGGTGGAAGAGAAGATTTTGAATCAGACGCTGGATGCCAAAACTGCTTTTCATGGGAGCTTCCGTGATCTGAAAAAGCTGCGTAAGGAGACTGACCAATACCTGAAGCTTGCCAAGCAATACAAAAGAAACTTTGGGCCAGAGGAAAGAGCACAGCGCAAACTGATGTATGCAGAAGTGAGCAGGCTGAGAGAGGCATCCAAGTCTCTGGAAGAATATATCCAATACGATATTTTTCAGGGCACGAGGGTTTTTGCAAGTACACTTGTAGGGGCTTCGTCTTACAATCTCAAGGGGATGGAATTCGACGTGGTTTTCATAGATGAAGCAGCGCAGGGCCTGGAAGCGGCTACTTGGATTCCTATTTTGAAAGCCAAGAAAGTGGTGTTTGCCGGGGATCATTGGCAACTTCCGCCCACCATCAAGTCCTTTCACGCGGCAAAAGATGGCTTGTCACAAACTCTTTTTGAAAAAGTGATCAAGCGAAAGCCTTCCTCTGCTCAGATGCTGCAGGTACAATACCGGATGCCTGATGTGATTATGGGATTCTCCAATGAACAGTTTTATAATGGAAAATTGATTGCGGATGAAGGTACTAAGATGCACGTACTGCAGGAAGAGGGGAGTGCTATAGAATGGATAGATACTGCCGGGGCAGGATTTACTGATCTACAGGAAGCAGAGAGTTTGAGTACGTTTAATCCGGAGGAAGCACTCTTTGCAGCAAAGCATCTAAATGAACTGCTGGAAAAAATTGGTTCACATTTAATTCTGCAGAAGAATTGGACTATTGGGCTGATTGCGCCATATGGAGCACAGGTACGCAGGTTAAGAGGGTTGATATTGGATTCGGAGGATTATCCAAGTCTGCTGGCAGTAAAGGAGCAGCTCACGATAGATACGGTAGATGGTTTCCAAGGCCAGGAGCGGGATCTGATGATGATTTCTCTGACAAGATCCAATGAGAAAGGGGAGATAGGTTTTCTTTCAGATGAGCGAAGGATGAATGTAGCCTTGACCCGAGCGAAGAGAAAATTGGTGTTGATCGGGGACAGTAGTACTTTGGCTCAAAATCCATTCTTTGACCAGTTACTTCAGTATGTCGAGAAGAATGGGGGATATAGAAGTGTGTGGGAGTTTTTTGGTTGA
- a CDS encoding hybrid sensor histidine kinase/response regulator — protein MNDKIHVLYIDDEDNNLKSFRATLRKDFKILTAIDAEEGLKIAREEEIHVVIADQRMPGMTGTEFFEELVKFNPDPIRILLTGYSDIASVIDAINKGEVYRFIDKPWNIEQIKNSIKNAADIYFMRRELKDKNQKLQKLHSEMNQFVYSLSHELRGPLMSISGVSKLAKMELKDPDALEYFEMIDTATDKLDDFIYKMLDFYRSTKIENKLTDIKFSEIVDQQLTAYRKKFNIEHIQVEIDINQPCTFTSDDSKIRVIFNNLFSNAVQFQKSGVEDKKIDLTVEVNETEAVILLSDNGIGIEEKHHPDVFNLFSRATQKNVGTGLGLYMVKEAVEQMGGKIELNSVFGDSTTFKVSLPNMK, from the coding sequence ATGAATGATAAAATTCATGTTCTCTATATTGATGATGAAGATAACAATCTCAAATCATTTCGAGCCACTTTAAGGAAGGACTTCAAAATACTTACAGCAATAGATGCTGAGGAGGGATTGAAAATCGCCAGGGAAGAGGAAATTCATGTAGTGATTGCTGATCAACGGATGCCGGGAATGACCGGTACGGAGTTTTTTGAGGAATTGGTAAAATTCAATCCTGACCCAATCCGGATTCTGCTGACAGGATATTCCGATATAGCCTCTGTGATCGACGCAATCAACAAAGGCGAGGTTTATAGATTTATAGATAAGCCCTGGAATATAGAGCAGATCAAGAATTCTATTAAAAACGCTGCCGATATCTATTTCATGAGGCGGGAGCTGAAGGATAAAAATCAAAAGCTCCAAAAGCTCCATTCAGAGATGAATCAGTTTGTCTATAGTTTATCTCATGAATTGCGGGGGCCACTGATGAGTATATCCGGGGTTTCCAAACTTGCCAAAATGGAACTTAAAGACCCGGATGCTTTGGAGTATTTTGAAATGATAGATACGGCTACGGATAAGTTGGACGATTTTATCTATAAAATGCTGGACTTTTACAGATCCACCAAAATCGAGAATAAGCTTACTGACATTAAGTTTTCTGAAATTGTCGACCAGCAATTGACTGCCTACAGAAAGAAGTTCAACATTGAGCATATTCAAGTAGAAATAGACATCAATCAACCTTGTACGTTTACCTCAGATGATTCTAAAATAAGGGTTATTTTCAATAACCTTTTTAGCAATGCCGTACAATTTCAAAAATCCGGTGTTGAGGATAAAAAGATTGATTTGACGGTGGAGGTCAATGAGACAGAAGCTGTAATTCTGCTGTCTGACAATGGGATAGGTATTGAAGAGAAGCATCATCCTGATGTGTTTAACCTTTTTTCCCGAGCTACACAGAAAAATGTGGGGACGGGTCTAGGCCTGTATATGGTAAAGGAAGCGGTAGAGCAGATGGGAGGTAAGATTGAATTGAACTCTGTTTTTGGAGATAGTACCACCTTCAAAGTCAGCTTGCCAAATATGAAATAA
- a CDS encoding alanine dehydrogenase: MPSEIDQLTAVGLIPKESPAKVRKRDHSLVIGLPKEASSQEKRIVITPESVGLLTNNGISVVVEAGAGLQSKFSDQDFSDAGAKVTNSKKEVFESEVVLKIDPPTEEELGYMSTGSCLISALQLERQSQAFIQALNQKKITAVAFEYLEDKVGGMPVVRAMSEIAGSTVMLIAAEYLSSENNGKGLIMGGVTGVPPTQVVIIGAGTVAEYAARTALGLGANIKVFDNHIYKLRRLKQLLGQQIYTSTIDNFSLTQALSEADVVIGALRAEKGRNKLVVSEEMVANMIHGSIIIDVAIDQGGCIETGRVTTHDDPVFQMHDIIHYCVPNIASRVARTASYSLSNIFTPIILQMADLGGAEEMIFNYKWFLRGVYTYRGSLTNAYLGRKFGISHKELQLLLAARY; encoded by the coding sequence ATGCCATCTGAAATTGATCAATTGACAGCTGTGGGACTTATCCCAAAAGAATCACCGGCTAAGGTGAGGAAGCGGGACCACTCTTTGGTGATAGGGCTGCCGAAGGAGGCATCCTCACAGGAAAAACGTATAGTAATCACTCCTGAGTCTGTTGGGCTACTGACCAACAACGGTATAAGCGTAGTAGTAGAGGCAGGTGCCGGCCTTCAATCAAAATTTTCTGATCAGGATTTTTCTGATGCAGGGGCTAAGGTTACAAACTCCAAGAAGGAGGTTTTTGAATCAGAGGTAGTGTTAAAAATAGATCCACCTACTGAGGAAGAGTTGGGCTATATGAGTACTGGGAGTTGTTTGATATCTGCTTTGCAACTGGAAAGGCAAAGCCAGGCTTTTATCCAAGCTTTGAATCAAAAGAAAATAACCGCAGTGGCATTTGAATACCTGGAAGATAAGGTAGGAGGCATGCCTGTGGTGAGGGCCATGTCAGAGATAGCGGGAAGTACCGTGATGCTGATAGCTGCGGAATACCTTTCCAGTGAAAACAACGGTAAAGGACTGATTATGGGGGGAGTCACGGGGGTTCCGCCTACACAAGTGGTCATTATAGGAGCAGGTACGGTGGCTGAGTATGCCGCAAGGACGGCTTTGGGTTTAGGAGCCAATATTAAGGTTTTTGATAACCATATCTATAAGCTCCGCCGTCTCAAACAATTGCTGGGTCAGCAGATTTACACTTCCACGATAGATAATTTCAGTTTGACCCAGGCACTTTCAGAAGCAGATGTTGTGATTGGGGCTTTACGGGCTGAAAAAGGCAGGAATAAACTAGTGGTTTCTGAAGAGATGGTCGCCAATATGATCCACGGCAGCATTATTATAGATGTAGCGATCGATCAGGGTGGATGTATAGAGACAGGCCGGGTGACTACACATGATGATCCTGTTTTTCAGATGCATGATATTATCCATTACTGTGTGCCCAATATAGCTTCTCGGGTCGCCAGGACTGCCTCCTATTCTTTAAGCAATATTTTTACTCCAATCATCCTCCAAATGGCTGATTTGGGTGGTGCCGAGGAAATGATTTTCAACTATAAATGGTTTTTGAGAGGGGTCTATACTTATAGGGGGAGCTTGACAAATGCCTATTTGGGCAGGAAGTTTGGCATAAGCCATAAGGAACTGCAACTTCTATTAGCAGCAAGGTATTAG
- a CDS encoding response regulator has protein sequence MEEKPQEKIKILYVDDEDNNLQAFKATFRREYKIFLAINAQDGRAILDQEEIDIIITDQRMPEETGVEFLESIIPTHPGPIRILLTGYTDIQAVIDAINKGQVYHYLTKPWEEDYLRTVIKNAFEIYQLRRENEKLTQALIKSNDQLEFLLRQNLLS, from the coding sequence ATGGAAGAGAAGCCTCAAGAAAAAATAAAAATCCTATATGTAGATGATGAGGACAACAACCTTCAGGCGTTTAAAGCCACATTCAGAAGAGAATATAAGATTTTTCTGGCGATTAATGCCCAAGATGGCAGAGCCATACTGGATCAAGAAGAGATAGACATCATCATCACTGACCAGAGAATGCCGGAAGAAACAGGGGTGGAATTTCTGGAATCCATTATCCCTACCCATCCAGGCCCCATAAGGATACTTCTGACAGGATATACTGACATCCAGGCAGTAATTGATGCGATTAACAAAGGACAGGTTTACCACTACCTGACCAAACCGTGGGAAGAAGACTATCTGCGTACGGTAATCAAAAATGCTTTTGAGATATATCAGCTTCGGCGCGAAAACGAAAAACTTACCCAGGCATTGATCAAGTCCAATGACCAGCTGGAATTTCTTTTAAGGCAAAATTTGCTTTCTTAA